One window of Eublepharis macularius isolate TG4126 chromosome 17, MPM_Emac_v1.0, whole genome shotgun sequence genomic DNA carries:
- the LOC129344845 gene encoding uncharacterized protein C10orf95-like, translating into MAPRKGQRGAGEGGPRRGGRRPLAEGPSEGAGRAGGRPRCRSPAKSPGDGPLRGPLPGRDPGERPRRSWERRTEAPVSRRLKGAERVRPARGQPCAQQPLRGSAFLGPPSRPVPAAFPPGASLGAAARGGSLASGRCGASSAHRPRQPRRSPSRPAGPAKRAPLGPLEGFLCRPGCAEGLPGRQRRALAFPGSRPRRPGSASCRPLRWPAASGQVRRPQGAARLPCSRRALRAREAAEGSLPASRRFALSSPAETRLAVPPSVWVFAPQTVFVLRTCDTCATCHPRTSFWFTCSLDTWATCCHSGGGSGVMKTKQSETEALWHLNN; encoded by the exons ATGGCGCCGCGGAAGGGCCAGAGGGGCGCCGGGGAGGGAGGGCCGCGCCGGGGAGGGCGCCGGCCTCTCGCGGAAGGGCCTTCCGAGggggccgggcgggcgggcgggcggcccaGGTGCAGGAGCCCCGCCAAGTCCCCGGGAGACGGCCCACTGCGGGGCCCCCTTCCCGGCAGGGATCCGGGCGAGCGGCCGCGGCGCTCCTGGGAGAGGCGAACGGAGGCGCCGGTTTCCCGCCGCCTGAAGGGAGCGGAGCGAGTCCGCCCGGCCCGCGGCCAGCCCTGCGCGCAGCAGCCGCTCCGCGGGAGCGCCTTCCTCGGCCCGCCCTCCCGGCCCGTCCCGGCGGCTTTTCCGCCGGGCGCGTCGCTGGGGGCCGCCGCCCGGGGCGGGTCTCTGGCCAGCGGGAGATGCGGCGCAAGCAGCGCCCACCGCCCCAGGCAGCCCCGGCGGAGCCCGTCCCGTCCCGCCGGTCCTGCCAAGCGGGCGCCGCTCGGGCCGCTGGAGGGCTTCCTTTGCAGGCCCGGCTGCGCGGAGGGGCTGCCCGGCAGGCAGCGCCGGGCCCTGGCCTTCCCGGGAAGCCGCCCGCGTCGCCCAGGCAGTGCCTCCTGCCGACCGCTGCGTTGGCCCGCCGCATCGGGGCAGGTCAGGAGGCCGCAAGGAGCGGCGCGGCTGCCCTGCTCGCGGCGCGCCCTTCGGGCTCGGGAGGCCGCGGAGGGCTCCCTGCCAGCCTCGCGGCGCTTCGCTCTCAGTTCACCGGCAGAGACTAGGCTCGCGGTCCCGCCATCCGTGTGGGTCTTTGCTCCGCAGACGGTATTCGTGTTGCGCACTTGTGACACGTGTGCCACATGTCACCCCAGGACCTCCTTTTGGTTTACCTGCAGCCTTGACACCTGGGCAACCTGCTGCCACTCTGGAGGCGGCAGTGGAG TTATGAAGACAAAACAGTCTGAAACAGAAGCCCTGTGGCACCTGAACAACTAA